A region from the Bradyrhizobium erythrophlei genome encodes:
- a CDS encoding thermonuclease family protein produces MRMKFLPAIALLFISAFLPALAQAADITGVPKIREGDSIQIGSTRIRLGGIDAPSVDQLCLNNSGERWACGVAAREELTKHVGDKSWTCHQRQAADRRGRVVAHCEVDGEDIQKWLVASGWALSYARFSHDYDSDEKAAREAKAGMWQGAFIAPWDWRVRNKKTTILGAAKPPPNAHAILLASASGSVAPSPDCTIKGNVNGSGECIYHTPASRWYAQIKMTISKGTRWFCSKEDAEAAGCRETRR; encoded by the coding sequence ATGCGCATGAAGTTCCTGCCGGCTATCGCATTATTGTTCATATCAGCTTTCTTGCCGGCGCTGGCGCAGGCGGCTGACATCACCGGCGTGCCAAAAATCCGCGAGGGCGATTCGATCCAGATCGGCTCGACCCGGATTCGCCTCGGCGGCATCGACGCGCCGTCGGTGGATCAGCTCTGCCTCAACAATTCAGGCGAGCGCTGGGCCTGCGGCGTCGCCGCGCGCGAGGAGCTGACAAAACATGTCGGCGACAAGAGCTGGACCTGCCACCAACGCCAGGCCGCCGACCGCCGCGGCCGGGTCGTGGCGCACTGCGAGGTCGACGGCGAGGACATCCAGAAATGGCTGGTGGCGAGCGGCTGGGCGCTGTCCTATGCGCGGTTTTCCCATGACTACGATTCCGACGAGAAAGCCGCGCGCGAGGCCAAGGCCGGGATGTGGCAGGGCGCCTTCATCGCGCCGTGGGACTGGCGCGTCCGCAACAAGAAGACCACCATCCTCGGCGCCGCCAAGCCGCCGCCGAACGCGCATGCGATCCTGTTGGCATCGGCCTCGGGATCGGTCGCGCCATCGCCCGACTGCACCATCAAGGGCAATGTCAACGGCTCCGGCGAATGCATCTACCACACGCCCGCCAGCCGCTGGTATGCGCAGATCAAGATGACGATCAGCAAGGGCACGCGCTGGTTCTGCTCGAAGGAAGACGCCGAAGCCGCCGGCTGCCGCGAGACGAGACGGTAG
- a CDS encoding caspase family protein, whose translation MNVTPLRISGRPVAVAAVLVGMVSLAIGAHAALNMRNLDADKAVAAASSVDLSKKGSRIALVIGNGHYPDANVPLAQPINDARELSAELRRDGFDVDVIEDASKDDMTRAVARLRTKIRPDSVVMLFFGGYGIQVGSESYMIPVDAAIWKEGDVRRNGVSIESVLDVMKEQGACAKLVVVDASRRNPYERRFRGFSHGLAPIAAPDNALILTSATPDKVADDGKGQHSVLVTELLTNIGARDSDKPTAAEAIFNKTRIAIAKASDGEQVPSVSSSLLEDVSFAATDKAGS comes from the coding sequence ATGAATGTAACCCCCCTTCGCATCTCCGGCCGCCCGGTCGCTGTTGCCGCTGTGCTGGTCGGCATGGTGTCGCTGGCGATCGGCGCGCATGCCGCGCTCAACATGCGCAACCTCGACGCCGACAAGGCGGTCGCCGCCGCGAGCAGCGTCGATTTGTCCAAGAAGGGTTCACGGATCGCGCTCGTGATCGGCAACGGTCATTATCCCGACGCCAATGTGCCCCTCGCCCAGCCGATCAACGACGCCCGCGAACTTTCCGCCGAGCTGCGCCGCGACGGTTTTGACGTCGATGTCATCGAGGATGCCAGCAAGGACGACATGACCCGCGCGGTGGCGCGGCTGCGGACCAAGATCCGTCCCGACAGCGTGGTGATGCTGTTCTTCGGCGGCTACGGCATCCAGGTGGGCAGCGAGAGCTACATGATCCCGGTCGACGCCGCGATCTGGAAAGAGGGCGATGTCCGCCGCAACGGCGTCTCGATCGAATCCGTGCTGGACGTGATGAAAGAGCAGGGCGCCTGCGCCAAGCTGGTCGTCGTCGACGCCTCCCGCCGCAATCCCTATGAGCGCCGCTTCCGCGGCTTCTCCCACGGCCTCGCCCCGATCGCAGCACCCGACAACGCCCTGATCCTGACCTCCGCGACGCCGGACAAGGTCGCCGATGACGGCAAGGGCCAGCACAGCGTGCTGGTCACCGAGCTCCTCACCAACATCGGCGCCCGCGATTCCGACAAGCCCACGGCGGCCGAAGCCATCTTCAACAAGACCCGCATCGCCATCGCCAAGGCCAGCGACGGCGAGCAGGTGCCGAGCGTGTCGTCGTCGCTGCTCGAAGACGTCAGCTTCGCCGCGACGGACAAGGCCGGCAGCTAA
- a CDS encoding efflux RND transporter periplasmic adaptor subunit, with protein sequence MPPFLARSRNLLASAALLLSLASPAFAADDPDAPKGATVTVLTAAKSCFGDIVEVSGLVLAREETMVRPERMGLKVSEILAEAGDTVTAGQTLARLTLPEGGVAQVQAPVAGLVETSTATIGAMASAKGEALFTIIARGEFDLVGLVPVQDIAKLKVGQTAKIKIPGAGEVDARVRRIAPTVEPNSQLGQVFLGITTNRTLLVNSSGRALITIGQSCNIAVPLTSVLYGDAGTVVQVVRRARVETKQVEVGLMAGGQVEIKSGLNEGDIVVARAGALLREGDPVRAVTASGERK encoded by the coding sequence ATGCCTCCTTTCCTCGCGCGTTCGCGAAACCTCCTCGCCTCGGCCGCCCTCCTCCTTTCCCTCGCCTCCCCCGCCTTCGCCGCCGACGATCCCGACGCCCCCAAGGGCGCTACCGTCACGGTGCTGACGGCGGCGAAATCCTGCTTCGGGGATATCGTCGAGGTGTCCGGCCTCGTGCTGGCGCGCGAGGAAACAATGGTGCGCCCCGAACGGATGGGGCTGAAGGTTTCGGAAATCCTGGCCGAGGCCGGCGATACCGTCACTGCGGGCCAGACGCTGGCGCGGCTGACGCTGCCCGAGGGCGGCGTCGCCCAGGTGCAGGCGCCGGTGGCGGGGCTGGTCGAGACCTCCACGGCCACGATCGGCGCGATGGCCTCAGCCAAGGGCGAGGCGCTGTTCACGATCATCGCGCGCGGCGAGTTCGACCTGGTTGGCCTCGTGCCGGTGCAGGACATCGCAAAACTCAAGGTCGGCCAGACCGCGAAGATCAAGATCCCCGGCGCCGGCGAGGTCGACGCCAGGGTGCGCCGGATCGCGCCGACGGTCGAGCCCAACAGCCAGCTCGGCCAGGTCTTCCTCGGCATCACCACCAACCGGACGCTTTTGGTGAACTCCTCCGGGCGCGCGCTGATCACGATCGGGCAGAGCTGCAACATCGCGGTGCCGCTGACCTCGGTGCTCTACGGCGACGCCGGCACCGTGGTCCAGGTGGTGCGGCGCGCGCGGGTCGAAACCAAGCAGGTCGAGGTCGGGCTGATGGCGGGCGGCCAGGTCGAGATCAAGAGCGGGCTCAACGAAGGCGACATCGTCGTGGCCCGCGCCGGCGCGCTGCTGCGCGAGGGCGATCCGGTGCGCGCGGTGACGGCGAGCGGGGAGCGGAAGTAG
- a CDS encoding LssY C-terminal domain-containing protein: MAVVLAYTFLAYLALPALWTHHEHQKKLANLPMVTRTAQGIPGDPINVGLVGDDKDVLCAMAAAGWFPADPVTLRSSIEIAGSVLLDRPYRDAPVSPLFYLGRREDLAFEKPDGNSPDHRHHVRFWKVLDKGDEQRPVWLGAVTYDRSVGVSHYTGAITHHIGADIDAERLLLTTDLEAAGMVDAKYQVTGIGPTMTGRNGGGDPYYTDGEVWILRLVVACQKRTGPATVIPSPSATEIKDQIWHGIADALAK, encoded by the coding sequence ATGGCGGTCGTGCTCGCCTACACCTTCCTCGCTTATCTGGCGCTGCCGGCGCTGTGGACCCATCACGAGCACCAGAAGAAGCTCGCCAATTTGCCGATGGTAACGCGCACCGCGCAGGGCATTCCCGGCGATCCGATCAATGTCGGCCTGGTCGGCGACGACAAGGACGTGCTCTGCGCCATGGCGGCCGCCGGCTGGTTTCCGGCCGATCCCGTCACGCTGCGCTCCTCGATCGAGATCGCCGGCAGCGTGCTCTTGGACCGGCCCTATCGCGACGCGCCGGTGAGTCCTTTGTTTTATCTCGGCCGCCGCGAGGATCTCGCGTTCGAAAAGCCCGACGGCAACAGCCCCGATCATCGCCATCATGTGCGGTTCTGGAAGGTGCTGGACAAAGGTGACGAACAGCGGCCGGTCTGGCTCGGCGCGGTGACCTATGACCGCAGCGTCGGCGTCAGCCATTATACCGGCGCCATCACCCACCACATCGGTGCCGATATCGACGCCGAGCGCCTGCTGCTGACAACCGACCTCGAAGCCGCCGGCATGGTCGACGCCAAATACCAGGTCACGGGCATCGGCCCCACCATGACCGGGCGCAACGGCGGCGGCGATCCCTATTACACCGACGGCGAGGTGTGGATCCTGCGCCTGGTCGTGGCGTGCCAGAAACGGACCGGCCCCGCCACCG